Below is a genomic region from Ferrimicrobium sp..
ATCCACTCGGGTGGTCTCCACATACGGATCGATACTCACGTGCTGATCGGTCCCGATGCTCACCCGCGCGCCGTGAGTGAGGAGGTATCCCCCGACCGACAAGCCATCGGCGAGATTTTCCTCGGTGGTTGGGCAGGCACAGGTGACGGCACCGGTGTTGGCGAGGATCTCAGCCTCCGCCTGATCGTTTCGATAGCTGAGTTGATTGAGATGCACGAGCGTCGTCGTCGATGAGAGCATGCCTCGTGCCGCGAGGAGCGCGAGGGGGCGCTCGCCATAGTGACCCTGGAGCGACTCAACCTCCTTGGGCTGTTCCATCAGGTGCAGATGCCAGGGTCGGGATCCATTGACCCCGACGATACGGGCGAGCTCGTCCACGGTAACCGCGCGGAGCGAATGGGCACCACGCACGATTCTTACTCGATCGGACTCAACGAGTTGACCCACCCTGTCGAGATAGCCATCGACGTCTTGATCACCAAAGCGCCGTTGAACCCCCTCCAACGGTCGATAGCCGCCGGCATCAAGACCACCGTAGAGGTAACACACGTCGATCAGACCGAGACGAATCCCGGCCTCGTTCGCGGCCTCGATCAATGCAACCCCCATGGCGTTCGGATCGGAGTAGCTGACCCCGTTGCGGTCGCGATGAAGATAATGAAACTCACCAACGCTCGTAAAACCCGCGAGCACCATCTCACGAAAGACCAGGGTGGCAAAGGCTCGATAACGATCCGGGTCGAGACGATCCGCAAAAGCATACATGGCCCGACGCCACGACCAGAAGTCATGGTGGGTGCCCATCATACGCCCTCGGAGGCCACGGTGGAAGGCATGACTATGGCAATTGGCATAGCCAGGAGTAAGAAAATCGACAATATGCTCGGCATCGCGGGGGTGTCCATCGACAACCTTGGAGATCCTCCCCGACTCGGTATGGACCACCACGTTGGCCAAGAGCGTGCTAGGCGTCGTGAGCGCCCAGCTAGCAAAGATCTTCACGATGCCAAGCCACGGATGACGGTGATCAGCGCCTGCACGCCCGCATCCATATCCTCTTGTGTCGCAGCCTCTTCCGGGGAGTGCGAGACGCCAGTGGGGTTTCGCACAAAAAGCATGGCCGCCGGTACGCCATGGTTGGCAAGAATACCAGCGTCGTGTCCTGCTCCGGTGCTGATCACCGGCGGTTCGCCAAGGATCGCACCGATCCTGGCGGTCAGCGCACTGTCAAAGGCTGTCATCGGGGTCAACGACTCATTGACCAAGTCTGCATCGAAGCGACCCGCGAGCTCGGTGATATCGGCGGCGAGTTCCTCCAACCCCTGCGCGCTCTCAGCCCTCGCGTCAACCCAGAGGCGCACGACGGCGGCCACGGCGTTGATGGCGTTCGGCTCGACGATGACCTTGCCACAGGTGGCGATAGCATCACGAGCGATGGCGAGATCCGCCAGGTCGAGGATGAAGTGTGAGGCCTTCCGCAGTGGATCGTCACGTTCGGTCAGCTTGGTCGTCCCGGCATGGTTCGGAGTACCGGTGATGACGGTCGACCAACGACCATGGGGCCAAATAAAGCTCGCAAGCCCGACCGGTGCATCCAATGCAATCAGCTGGTGCCCCTGTTCAATGTGAAGCTCGATGAAGCGACCGATCCGCGCGAGGGCCTGCTCGTCAGCTTCGAGCGGCGCAACGCCCGCCTCAGCGAGTACCTGGTCGAAGGGAATGTCGTCGTAATCACGAAGTTGCGCAAGTCGCGCACGGTCCGTCTCACCGGTCAAGACTCGTGAACCAAGGCACGCCACACCAAACCGTGCGCCCTCCTCATCGCTGAAGTTGACGATACCGATCGCCGCAGGTGGATGGAAGCCCTCATCCATGAGTGCCTCCACTGCAACAAAGGCGGAGAGCACCCCGAGCGGCCCATCGTAGGCACCGCCAGCGGGGACGGAGTCCAAATGTGACCCAAGCACCAGATTCTCAGATCGATTGCGATCGGGATCGCCCCACCATGCCCACTGGTTATGGCCAGCATCGACGCTGAGACTGAGACCTAACCTCTTGGCAGTTGCAGCGAAGAAGTCCCGGAGCTGGACATCCTCGCGTGTGTAGGCGAAACGCCGATAGCCCCCGCTCGTTGGATCGAGGCCGATGTCGGCGATCTGGTTGAAGAGTTCACTAAGACGCATCGACGCATCCATCAATAACTCCATGCCAACGGCGCTGTCGTTATCGGTCGCAGTTGATGATGAGTTGATCTTGTCGTGCTGTCGTGTCGCATCAGCAATCCTTTAATCGTTGCATAACTGTACTCGTTTCGCATCGCTCTACTCGTTTCGCATCGCTCTACTCATGTTGACGGCCGGTTTCGTGCCGCCAAACCCGGATCATCGAGACTCGTCAGAGCCGTGAGATCCCTCCTCGTGCCAATCATCATCGCTCCTGTCATGACCGCAGAAAATACTGATAGGTGCTCGCACGAGCCTCAAAGGCCTCCATGGATGGCTCTGCCACTGCGGGATCACTGTCAGCGATCACCTCGACCAAGAGTGACAGCGCCATCAGCGCCCCAGCGTGGGTGTCGTAGAGCAGTGTGGTGCCTACGGGCACCGTCACAGGGTGATCGACCTCGGCTACGATTGGGGACCCAGCCTGATCAGTCACGCCGACGATCGTCAGATCGAGTTCGTGTCCCGCCGCAAGCAGCGGCAGGAGTTCTCGGGGCCAACGTGGCATCGCGACCACCAACATCGCCGACGCCCCAGCGTGGTGAGCCTCGTGCAAGACATCCATTGCCGAGGAGCCGGCCTCGTCGATCAGCACAACACCCGGGTGCACCTTGCGGACGTAGAAGGCGAAATGGCGAGCCAAGGCCTGCGATGCACGAAGGCCTACGACGACGATGGGGTGACTGGTTGCCAGTATCGCACCGATTTGATTAAGGTATGACGGGTCGCTGAGCCACGACTCCAGCCAGGTCAAGTTCGCGATCTCCTCCTTAAGCGCGATTTGTAGCTTGTTGAGACCGCTGGGTCCTGATGTCGGCAGGGCTTGAGTACCCAGCTCGCGGAGGGCTTTGCGCAACTCGCCATAGCCCGAGTATCCGAGCGCGGCTGCAAACCGAACCACCGAGGGCTGGGACACGCCGGCGAGTTCGGCCAACTCTGAGGTCGTCAGGTAATCGGCTTGGCCGATGTTGGCCGCAAGCGTCTGAGCGATCCGGCGCTGCACCGGTGTGAGTCGGCGACCCTCGATGAGGGCCTTCAGGGAAACAAATTGAGAGGTGATGGGCGCAGAGTTCGTCAGGGTTCTACCTCGCTCGTCGTGTGATTGTCGACATTGACTTGCCCTCTAGCGTAGAGGTAGTAGACAACGGACGCAAAGACCAGACCGACGATCCACGAGATGTCCGCTCCTCCGAGGTGCTTGGCGATCGGACCTTCGTAGAGGCTTGAGTTGACGAAGGGGATCTCGAGCAGGATGGTTACCAGATAAATCACCAGCGTCTTGAGGTTCCACTGGCCATAGGGGCCATCCTTGCGCAACAGGCCGGGGATATCGTAGCTCCCATGTCGCACCAGGTAGTAGTCGGTCAGATTGATCGCCGTCCAAGGAACAAGAAGGTAGAGCAGAAACAGAATGACGTTTTCAAAGTTATTCAAAATATTATTGGGAAATGCGATGGTGACCACCAGGGAAACAACGGTAAAGCCCACGACGTAGATCACCCGAGATCGCTTCGCTGAGGACAATTTGCCGCCAGGCGAGATCGCAGCGAGCGAGGTCAAGAACGCTCCATAGGGACTCTCGGCGCTGGCCGGAAGCAGACTGAGCAGGAGTACGAAGATCAAGAGCCCGGCGATTGCCGGCACCCGATGCCCGAGAAATCCAATGGGATCAGCATTGATCGCGTTGTAGTTGATCGCCGCACCAAGCGCGCCCACCGCCATAATCAAAATGGCGCCAACTCCAGAGCCGATAAACGTGAACAGGAACGTCACCGATCCGTTGGTCTTAGCCGGAAGATAGCGCGAGTAGTCAGAGACGTACGGAGCCCAGGTGATCTGCCAGGAGACGAAGACGGAAACCGCCAACATGAAGGTGGCGAGGTTATTGGCCGATCCATGGTAGTGAGCCGGCACATGCTGGATCAGTTCGACGAAGATGACCACAAAGCCGATGGCGCTAAGCAGCGAGATGATCCGTGAGACCGCATGAATGAGCCGGTAGCCAAAGAGTGCAATCACCAAGACGACGACATTGAAGATCACGATGCCAAGATCGCGCGAGATATGCAGCCAGTTCGCAAGCGCAGGGCCGGCAACGAGTCCCCCAGCGACAGCGAAGCCCAAATACATGACGACCACCACGAGAAACGGAAGGATAGCGCCTCGATAGCCGAACTGGGCTCGCGATTGGATCATCTGTGGCAGGCCAAGTCGCGGACCCTGCACAGAATGATAGGCCATGAACAAGGCTCCGATCAGGTTCCCAACAACGATCGCGAGCAAGGCCAGGCCAAAGTTCAGTCCCAGTGCCACCGCAACGGCCCCCGTGACAAGAGCGTTGATCTGGAAGTTGGACGCGAACCAAAGTGTGAACAACGAGAACGGGCGACCGTGACGCTCGGCCTCTGGAATGTGCTCGATCGACCGAATCTCCATCATGGCTGCTTCACCACTCATATTCCCCCCTCACCAACTCGTATCGATAATTCCAACAGCTTACATGAATAAATACTTCCATGCAACATCAATCCGAATTAGTTGATTCAGTTTGTGTGCTCTCGCATCCTTCTCGGGCCACCGGTCGAGCTCACCCGAGAGTCCTATGCCCAGCGTGCACTGGATAAACGACGACGGGCACAGCAGCGCCGACAACCCTCCACGACGAGCGAGTCTTATGGCTACGACGATGGGCCCTGCGATCACGACACCGATAGCTCGGCCCAAGTGGTCGAGCCCAAGTCACACTTGAGCCATCGGAATCTCGCCTGACACCAAGCAATCGATCTTCCCCGGCTCAAATAACCCACGGCCTGGATAATCACCGTTACATCTACGTGATCAAGAGTGAGTCCACTCATAACGATGCACCTTTCACAAGGTGCTTCTCTTGGGCGATCCGCATATCCATCGTATGACGACAGGAGTACGTCCATTTGACTCGAATCTATTGTTTGAGTCTCAACTGTGAGCAAGTCCACTAAGCGAACCAAGCACATCGCACGAAACAACCTGGGTACGAAACAACCTGGGTACAAAGCAACAGCAAGCTCGCACGAGACGCGCAAAGGCCCAGCCTACGACGATTTCGGGCGCCGCGATCAAGGAAGTGGTCTATAGAAGACGAGAACCAGAGCCAAGCAACGGGTTCCCCAATCTCCATCACAACGGCCAAGAGCAATGATCACC
It encodes:
- a CDS encoding formimidoylglutamate deiminase gives rise to the protein MKIFASWALTTPSTLLANVVVHTESGRISKVVDGHPRDAEHIVDFLTPGYANCHSHAFHRGLRGRMMGTHHDFWSWRRAMYAFADRLDPDRYRAFATLVFREMVLAGFTSVGEFHYLHRDRNGVSYSDPNAMGVALIEAANEAGIRLGLIDVCYLYGGLDAGGYRPLEGVQRRFGDQDVDGYLDRVGQLVESDRVRIVRGAHSLRAVTVDELARIVGVNGSRPWHLHLMEQPKEVESLQGHYGERPLALLAARGMLSSTTTLVHLNQLSYRNDQAEAEILANTGAVTCACPTTEENLADGLSVGGYLLTHGARVSIGTDQHVSIDPYVETTRVDAHERLRTFDRSSVLTSSLWSTLFGHDTIGFSGAGRLEPGALADMVGIDLEEPGIAGVDPYEVLRVGTRASIAKVWVGGELVVTDAAQERRALGAQLRSMIEILWRQQQ
- a CDS encoding allantoate amidohydrolase, which codes for MRLSELFNQIADIGLDPTSGGYRRFAYTREDVQLRDFFAATAKRLGLSLSVDAGHNQWAWWGDPDRNRSENLVLGSHLDSVPAGGAYDGPLGVLSAFVAVEALMDEGFHPPAAIGIVNFSDEEGARFGVACLGSRVLTGETDRARLAQLRDYDDIPFDQVLAEAGVAPLEADEQALARIGRFIELHIEQGHQLIALDAPVGLASFIWPHGRWSTVITGTPNHAGTTKLTERDDPLRKASHFILDLADLAIARDAIATCGKVIVEPNAINAVAAVVRLWVDARAESAQGLEELAADITELAGRFDADLVNESLTPMTAFDSALTARIGAILGEPPVISTGAGHDAGILANHGVPAAMLFVRNPTGVSHSPEEAATQEDMDAGVQALITVIRGLAS
- a CDS encoding MurR/RpiR family transcriptional regulator codes for the protein MQRRIAQTLAANIGQADYLTTSELAELAGVSQPSVVRFAAALGYSGYGELRKALRELGTQALPTSGPSGLNKLQIALKEEIANLTWLESWLSDPSYLNQIGAILATSHPIVVVGLRASQALARHFAFYVRKVHPGVVLIDEAGSSAMDVLHEAHHAGASAMLVVAMPRWPRELLPLLAAGHELDLTIVGVTDQAGSPIVAEVDHPVTVPVGTTLLYDTHAGALMALSLLVEVIADSDPAVAEPSMEAFEARASTYQYFLRS
- a CDS encoding cytosine permease, with product MSGEAAMMEIRSIEHIPEAERHGRPFSLFTLWFASNFQINALVTGAVAVALGLNFGLALLAIVVGNLIGALFMAYHSVQGPRLGLPQMIQSRAQFGYRGAILPFLVVVVMYLGFAVAGGLVAGPALANWLHISRDLGIVIFNVVVLVIALFGYRLIHAVSRIISLLSAIGFVVIFVELIQHVPAHYHGSANNLATFMLAVSVFVSWQITWAPYVSDYSRYLPAKTNGSVTFLFTFIGSGVGAILIMAVGALGAAINYNAINADPIGFLGHRVPAIAGLLIFVLLLSLLPASAESPYGAFLTSLAAISPGGKLSSAKRSRVIYVVGFTVVSLVVTIAFPNNILNNFENVILFLLYLLVPWTAINLTDYYLVRHGSYDIPGLLRKDGPYGQWNLKTLVIYLVTILLEIPFVNSSLYEGPIAKHLGGADISWIVGLVFASVVYYLYARGQVNVDNHTTSEVEP